The following proteins are co-located in the Helicobacter pylori genome:
- a CDS encoding O-acetylserine-dependent cystathionine beta-synthase, whose protein sequence is MILTAMQDAIGRTPIFKFTNKDYPIPTKSAIYAKLEHLNPGGSVKDRLGQYLIEEGFKTGKITSKTTIIEPTAGNTGIALALVALKHHLKTIFVVPEKFSAEKQQVMRALGAKVINTPTSEGISGAIKKSKELAESIPDSYLPLQFENPNNPAAYYHTLAPEIVQELGTNFTSFVAGIGSGGTFAGTAKYLKERIPTIRLIGVEPEGSILNGGEPGPHEIEGIGVEFIPPFFANLDIDGFETISDEEGFSYTRKLAKKNGLLVGSSSGAAFVAALKEAQRLPEGSQVLTIFPDVADRYLSKGIYL, encoded by the coding sequence ATGATCCTTACCGCAATGCAAGACGCCATAGGCCGCACCCCCATTTTTAAATTCACTAACAAGGATTACCCCATTCCCACAAAGTCCGCCATTTACGCCAAACTAGAGCATTTAAACCCGGGAGGGAGCGTTAAAGACCGCTTAGGCCAATACCTTATAGAAGAAGGGTTTAAAACGGGTAAAATCACTTCTAAAACAACCATTATTGAGCCTACCGCAGGCAATACCGGCATCGCTCTAGCTTTAGTGGCGCTCAAGCACCACTTAAAAACCATTTTTGTTGTCCCGGAAAAATTCAGCGCAGAAAAACAACAAGTCATGAGGGCTTTGGGGGCTAAAGTGATCAACACGCCTACTAGCGAGGGGATTTCTGGTGCCATTAAAAAAAGTAAAGAGTTAGCCGAAAGTATCCCTGATAGCTATTTGCCCTTGCAATTTGAAAACCCTAATAATCCCGCCGCTTACTACCACACCCTAGCCCCTGAGATTGTCCAAGAATTAGGCACAAATTTTACGAGCTTTGTAGCCGGGATAGGGAGTGGTGGCACTTTTGCAGGCACGGCTAAGTATTTGAAAGAACGAATCCCTACGATTCGCTTGATTGGGGTGGAGCCGGAGGGTTCTATTTTGAATGGGGGCGAGCCTGGACCTCATGAGATTGAGGGCATTGGCGTGGAATTCATCCCCCCTTTTTTTGCAAACTTGGATATTGATGGCTTTGAAACGATTTCAGATGAAGAGGGTTTTAGCTACACTAGGAAGTTAGCCAAGAAAAACGGCTTGTTAGTGGGGAGCTCTAGCGGAGCAGCTTTTGTAGCAGCATTGAAAGAAGCGCAACGCCTCCCAGAAGGCAGCCAGGTTTTAACCATTTTCCCGGATGTTGCCGATCGTTATCTCTCAAAAGGTATTTATTTATAA
- a CDS encoding class II aldolase and adducin N-terminal domain-containing protein yields MLIMNTHTRGIDSGLIHSLQSISLSMFRKGFFGLYQGSISARIGTNQFVINKRNAVFDQLNENTLLVLHDKIDYRWKEASLDSPIHASVYREFLDAKFIAYARPPYSLAYSLRHNRLLPRDYLGYRSLGEEIAIFNPKDYDSWQERADTEILRQLQESKKYFVFIKGCGIFAYHRELSKLMEVFDLIENSCKVLRLGDLMDYCYNDDPRLSV; encoded by the coding sequence ATGCTAATCATGAACACACACACAAGAGGCATTGACAGCGGACTGATTCATTCGCTCCAAAGCATTTCATTATCCATGTTTAGAAAGGGTTTTTTTGGGCTTTATCAAGGCTCTATTTCAGCACGCATTGGCACGAATCAATTTGTGATCAATAAAAGAAACGCTGTTTTTGATCAATTGAATGAAAACACCTTGTTGGTTTTGCATGATAAGATCGATTACCGCTGGAAAGAAGCGAGCCTGGATTCGCCCATTCATGCGAGCGTGTATAGGGAGTTTTTGGACGCTAAATTCATCGCTTATGCGCGCCCTCCTTATAGTTTGGCGTATTCCTTGCGCCACAACCGATTGCTCCCTAGAGATTATTTAGGGTATCGTTCTTTGGGCGAAGAAATCGCCATTTTTAACCCCAAAGACTATGACAGCTGGCAAGAAAGAGCGGATACAGAAATTTTACGCCAACTGCAAGAGAGCAAAAAATATTTTGTTTTCATTAAGGGGTGCGGGATTTTTGCCTACCACAGAGAGCTTTCTAAACTCATGGAAGTTTTTGATTTGATTGAAAACTCATGCAAGGTTTTACGATTGGGCGATTTAATGGATTATTGCTATAATGATGATCCACGATTGAGCGTGTAA
- a CDS encoding bifunctional metallophosphatase/5'-nucleotidase encodes MSAKEVKIVFLETSDIHGRLFSYDYATGEQKPNNGLTRIATLIKKQRAENKNVVLIDSGDLLQGNSAELFNDEPIHPLILAENDLKFDIRVLGNHEFNFSKDFLEKNIKGFNGDVVNANIIKTADNQPFVKPYAVKKIDGVRVAVVGYVVPHIPTWEASTPEHFAGLEFLDAEKALKKTLKELKGKYDILIGAFHLGREDEKGGDGVPDLAKKFPQFDIIFAGHEHAVYNTKIGKVHTIEPGAYGAYLAKGVVVFDTKTKKKIITTENLPTKGVPEDEELAKKYEYVDKKSKEYANEVVGEVTKTFIDRPDFITGEEKITTMPTAALQETPVIELINKVQKYYAKADVSAAALFNFGANLKKGPFKRKDVAYIYKFANTLIGVKITGENLLKYMEWSYQFYNQLQPGDLTISFNENIRGYNFDMFSGVKYQVDVTKPAGSRIINPTINNKPIDPKAIYKLAINNYRFGTLSKTLNLVTDANRYYNSYDGLQDNGQIRDLIIKYITEEKGGKVTPELEHNWEIINYNFKNPLLEKLREKLKEGSIKIPTSKDGRTLNVKSIKESEVK; translated from the coding sequence ATATCTGCAAAAGAAGTAAAAATAGTGTTTTTAGAAACTTCAGACATCCATGGGCGGCTTTTTTCGTATGATTATGCGACTGGCGAGCAAAAACCCAATAATGGCTTGACAAGGATTGCGACCTTAATCAAAAAGCAGAGGGCTGAGAATAAAAATGTGGTTTTGATTGACAGCGGGGATTTGTTGCAGGGTAATAGCGCGGAGTTGTTTAACGATGAGCCTATCCACCCGCTAATCTTAGCCGAAAATGATTTGAAATTTGATATTCGTGTGCTTGGGAATCACGAGTTTAATTTCAGTAAAGATTTTTTAGAGAAAAATATCAAGGGGTTTAATGGCGATGTTGTGAATGCGAATATCATCAAAACTGCGGACAATCAGCCGTTTGTAAAACCTTATGCGGTTAAAAAAATTGATGGCGTGAGGGTGGCGGTTGTGGGGTATGTGGTGCCACACATCCCCACTTGGGAAGCCTCTACTCCTGAACATTTTGCAGGATTGGAGTTTTTGGACGCTGAAAAAGCGTTAAAAAAGACCTTAAAAGAGCTAAAAGGGAAGTATGATATTTTGATTGGTGCTTTTCATTTGGGGCGAGAAGATGAGAAAGGTGGCGATGGAGTCCCTGATCTGGCGAAAAAATTCCCGCAATTTGACATCATTTTTGCAGGGCATGAGCATGCGGTTTATAACACTAAAATAGGAAAGGTGCATACCATTGAGCCTGGAGCGTATGGGGCTTATCTGGCAAAAGGCGTGGTGGTGTTTGACACCAAAACGAAGAAAAAAATCATAACGACTGAAAATTTACCCACAAAAGGCGTGCCAGAAGATGAAGAATTAGCGAAAAAATATGAATATGTGGATAAAAAATCAAAAGAATACGCTAATGAAGTTGTCGGCGAAGTTACAAAAACCTTTATTGACAGGCCTGATTTTATCACAGGAGAAGAAAAAATCACTACGATGCCCACCGCCGCATTGCAAGAAACACCGGTGATAGAATTGATCAATAAAGTGCAAAAATATTATGCAAAAGCCGATGTTTCAGCGGCAGCCTTATTCAATTTTGGCGCCAATTTGAAAAAAGGGCCTTTCAAAAGGAAAGATGTCGCCTATATTTACAAGTTCGCTAACACGCTCATTGGAGTGAAAATAACGGGTGAAAACCTACTGAAATACATGGAATGGTCGTATCAATTCTACAATCAGTTGCAACCAGGAGATTTGACGATCAGCTTTAATGAAAATATTCGCGGCTATAACTTTGATATGTTTTCTGGCGTGAAATACCAAGTTGATGTTACAAAACCCGCCGGATCAAGGATTATTAATCCAACAATTAACAACAAACCCATTGACCCCAAAGCGATCTATAAATTAGCGATCAACAATTACCGATTTGGGACATTATCCAAGACATTAAATTTGGTTACAGACGCTAATAGGTATTATAATTCTTACGATGGATTGCAAGATAACGGGCAAATACGAGATTTAATCATCAAATACATCACAGAAGAAAAAGGCGGGAAGGTAACCCCTGAACTGGAACATAACTGGGAAATCATCAACTACAATTTCAAAAACCCGTTGCTGGAAAAATTGAGAGAAAAATTAAAAGAGGGGAGCATCAAAATCCCCACTTCAAAAGACGGAAGGACCTTGAATGTCAAATCCATTAAGGAAAGTGAAGTTAAATAA
- a CDS encoding HrcA family transcriptional regulator, with protein MVIDEIFQIMMLRRIKVGSDLNKKESLLDAFVKTYLQILEPISSKRLKELANLKISCATIRNYFQILSKEGMLYQAHSSGARLPTFKAFENYWRKSLCFEVLKVNEKRLKSASENFGLFTLLKKSSLERLERVIECEKRFLILDFLAFSCAVGYSVKMEKFLLELVGRSVKEVRSIAASVNALSLARQLERLEYSSAQMTRFNLMGLKTLLNSPLFFDILEGKVLERFKKGLHFIEPDCMLVIRPIEFQNEQIQLLCVGKLECDYEGFFQTISKEE; from the coding sequence ATGGTGATTGACGAGATTTTTCAAATAATGATGTTAAGAAGAATTAAAGTAGGTTCTGATTTGAATAAAAAAGAGAGTTTGTTAGATGCGTTTGTTAAAACCTATCTGCAGATTTTAGAACCCATTAGCTCTAAACGCTTGAAAGAGTTGGCAAACTTGAAAATATCTTGCGCGACGATCAGGAATTATTTTCAAATCCTTTCTAAAGAAGGCATGCTTTATCAAGCCCATTCTAGTGGCGCTAGATTGCCTACTTTTAAGGCGTTTGAAAACTATTGGCGCAAGTCGTTGTGCTTTGAAGTTTTAAAGGTGAATGAAAAACGCTTAAAAAGCGCGAGTGAAAATTTTGGGCTTTTTACGCTGTTAAAAAAATCCAGTTTGGAGCGTTTAGAAAGAGTCATTGAATGCGAAAAACGCTTTTTGATTTTGGATTTTTTGGCGTTTTCTTGCGCGGTGGGTTACAGCGTTAAAATGGAGAAATTTTTATTAGAGCTTGTGGGCAGGAGCGTTAAAGAAGTGCGCTCAATCGCTGCTTCTGTCAATGCGTTGAGTTTGGCCAGACAATTAGAGCGTTTGGAGTATTCCAGTGCGCAAATGACACGCTTTAATCTGATGGGGTTAAAAACGCTTTTAAACAGCCCTTTATTTTTTGACATTTTAGAGGGTAAGGTTTTGGAGCGTTTCAAAAAGGGGTTGCATTTTATAGAGCCTGATTGCATGCTGGTAATACGCCCCATAGAATTTCAAAACGAGCAAATACAACTGCTTTGCGTGGGGAAATTGGAATGCGATTATGAAGGGTTTTTTCAAACGATTTCTAAGGAGGAATAA
- the grpE gene encoding nucleotide exchange factor GrpE produces the protein MKDEHNQEHDHLSPKEPEFYQKACACKEQQGEEKQEASEKEGEIREDFELKYQEMREKYLRAHADFENVKKRLERDKSMALEYAYEKIALDLLPVIDALLGAYKSALEVDKESALTKGLELTMEKLHEVLARHGIEGIECLEEFDPNFHNAIMQVKSEEKENGKIVQVLQQGYKYKGRVLRPAMVSIAKND, from the coding sequence ATGAAAGATGAACACAACCAAGAACACGATCATTTAAGCCCAAAAGAGCCAGAGTTTTATCAAAAGGCTTGCGCTTGCAAAGAACAACAAGGTGAAGAAAAACAAGAAGCGAGCGAAAAAGAAGGCGAGATCAGGGAAGATTTTGAGCTTAAATACCAAGAAATGCGCGAAAAATATTTAAGAGCGCATGCGGATTTTGAAAACGTGAAAAAGCGCTTAGAAAGAGACAAGAGCATGGCATTAGAATATGCGTATGAAAAAATCGCATTGGATCTATTGCCGGTGATTGATGCACTTCTTGGGGCTTACAAGAGCGCTTTAGAAGTGGATAAGGAGAGCGCTTTAACCAAAGGCTTGGAGCTTACGATGGAAAAGTTGCATGAAGTTTTGGCAAGGCATGGCATTGAGGGGATTGAATGCTTAGAAGAATTTGATCCCAACTTCCACAATGCGATCATGCAAGTCAAAAGCGAAGAAAAAGAAAACGGGAAAATCGTGCAAGTTTTGCAACAGGGCTACAAGTATAAGGGTAGGGTTTTGAGGCCGGCAATGGTGAGCATTGCTAAAAACGATTAA
- the dnaK gene encoding molecular chaperone DnaK, with protein sequence MGKVIGIDLGTTNSAMAVYEGNEAKIIANKEGKNTTPSIVAFTDKGEILVGESAKRQAVTNPEKTIYSIKRIMGLMFNEDKAKEAEKRLPYKIVDRNGACAIEISGKVYTPQEISAKILMKLKEDAESYLGESVTEAVITVPAYFNDSQRKATKEAGTIAGLNVLRIINEPTSAALAYGLDKKESEKIMVYDLGGGTFDVTVLETGDNVVEVLATGGDAFLGGDDFDNRVIDFLAAEFKSETGIEIKNDVMALQRLKEAAENAKKELSSAMETEINLPFITADATGPKHLVKKLTRAKFESLTEDLMEETISKIESVIKDAGLTKNEISEVVMVGGSTRIPKVQERVKAFINKELNKSVNPDEVVAVGASIQGGVLKGDVKDVLLLDVTPLSLGIETLGGVMTKVIDRGTTIPAKKSQVFSTAEDNQPAVSIMVLQGERELARDNKSLGKFDLQGIAPAPRGVPQIEVTFDIDANGILTVSAQDKNTGKSQEIKISGSSGLSDSEIEKMVKDAELHKEEDARKKEVIEARNHADSLAHQTQKSLDEHKTNLNENDANEIQNAINALKECIKNDNATKAELEDKTKLLTQAAQKLGEAMANKNNAEQPKKKDDDVIDAEVE encoded by the coding sequence ATGGGAAAAGTTATTGGAATTGATTTAGGGACAACCAACTCCGCAATGGCGGTTTATGAAGGCAATGAAGCAAAGATTATTGCGAATAAAGAGGGTAAAAACACCACTCCTTCTATCGTAGCCTTTACGGATAAGGGCGAGATTTTAGTGGGCGAGAGCGCCAAAAGACAAGCGGTTACTAACCCAGAAAAAACCATTTATTCTATTAAAAGAATCATGGGCTTAATGTTTAATGAAGATAAGGCTAAAGAGGCCGAAAAACGCTTGCCTTATAAGATTGTGGACAGGAATGGGGCTTGCGCGATTGAGATTTCGGGTAAAGTTTATACCCCTCAAGAAATTTCAGCCAAAATTTTAATGAAGCTCAAAGAAGACGCTGAAAGTTATTTAGGCGAGAGCGTTACGGAAGCGGTTATCACCGTTCCTGCTTATTTTAACGACAGCCAACGAAAAGCGACTAAAGAAGCCGGCACGATTGCAGGGCTTAATGTTTTAAGGATCATCAATGAGCCTACCAGCGCGGCGTTAGCTTACGGCTTGGATAAAAAAGAGAGCGAAAAAATCATGGTTTATGATTTGGGTGGGGGGACTTTTGATGTTACCGTGTTAGAAACAGGCGATAATGTCGTGGAAGTTTTAGCCACAGGGGGCGATGCGTTTTTAGGGGGCGATGATTTTGACAATCGTGTGATTGATTTCTTAGCGGCTGAGTTTAAAAGCGAAACGGGCATTGAGATTAAAAACGATGTGATGGCGTTGCAACGCCTGAAAGAAGCGGCTGAAAACGCTAAAAAAGAACTGAGCTCTGCGATGGAGACTGAAATCAATTTGCCCTTTATCACCGCAGACGCTACCGGGCCTAAACACTTGGTTAAAAAACTCACTAGGGCTAAATTTGAAAGCTTGACAGAAGATCTCATGGAAGAAACGATTTCCAAAATTGAAAGCGTGATCAAAGACGCGGGGCTAACCAAAAATGAGATTTCAGAAGTGGTGATGGTGGGAGGCTCTACTCGTATCCCTAAAGTCCAAGAAAGGGTGAAAGCGTTTATCAACAAAGAGTTGAATAAAAGCGTCAATCCTGATGAGGTCGTAGCGGTGGGCGCGAGCATTCAAGGGGGCGTGTTAAAAGGCGATGTGAAAGATGTGCTTTTATTAGATGTTACGCCTTTAAGCCTTGGGATTGAAACTTTAGGGGGCGTAATGACTAAAGTGATTGATAGAGGCACGACTATTCCTGCGAAAAAATCTCAAGTGTTCTCAACCGCTGAAGACAACCAACCCGCTGTGTCCATTATGGTTTTACAAGGCGAAAGGGAATTGGCAAGGGATAATAAATCTTTGGGTAAATTTGATTTGCAAGGCATCGCTCCAGCTCCAAGAGGCGTGCCGCAAATTGAAGTAACCTTTGATATTGACGCTAACGGGATTTTAACCGTGTCAGCGCAAGATAAAAATACCGGCAAAAGCCAAGAGATTAAAATTTCTGGCTCTAGCGGGTTGTCTGATAGCGAAATTGAAAAAATGGTTAAAGACGCTGAATTGCACAAAGAAGAAGACGCTAGGAAAAAAGAAGTGATTGAAGCGAGAAACCATGCCGATAGTTTGGCGCACCAAACCCAAAAGAGCCTTGATGAGCATAAAACGAATTTGAATGAAAACGACGCTAACGAGATCCAAAACGCCATTAACGCTCTTAAAGAGTGCATCAAAAACGATAACGCTACTAAAGCTGAGCTTGAAGACAAAACAAAATTATTAACGCAAGCGGCTCAAAAATTAGGCGAAGCCATGGCGAATAAAAACAACGCCGAGCAGCCCAAGAAAAAAGACGATGATGTGATTGATGCGGAAGTGGAGTGA
- a CDS encoding cystathionine gamma-synthase, which yields MRMQTKLIHGGISEDATTGAVSVPIYQTSTYRQDAIGHHKGYEYSRSGNPTRFALEELIADLEGGVKGFAFASGLAGIHAVFSLLQSGDHVLLGDDVYGGTFRLFNKVLVKNDLSCTIIDTSDISQIKKAIKPNTKALYLETPSNPLLKITDLVQCASVAKDHGLLTIVDNTFATPYCQNPLLLGADIVVHSGTKYLGGHSDVVAGLVTTNNEALAQEIAFFQNAIGGVLGPQDSWLLQRGIKTLGLRMEAHQKNALCVAEFLEKHPKVEKVYYPGLPTHPNHELAKKQMRGFSGMLSFTLKNDSEAVAFVESLKLFILGESLGGVESLVGIPALMTHACIPKAQREAAGIRDGLVRLSVGIEHEQDLLEDLEQAFAKIG from the coding sequence ATGCGCATGCAAACAAAATTAATCCATGGGGGCATTAGTGAGGACGCAACAACCGGGGCGGTGAGCGTGCCTATTTATCAAACTTCCACCTACCGCCAAGACGCCATAGGCCACCATAAGGGCTATGAATACTCTCGCTCAGGCAACCCCACGCGCTTTGCTTTAGAAGAACTCATCGCCGATTTAGAAGGGGGGGTTAAGGGGTTTGCTTTTGCCTCTGGTTTAGCTGGGATCCACGCCGTTTTTTCCCTCTTGCAATCAGGCGATCATGTGCTATTAGGCGATGATGTTTATGGGGGGACTTTTCGCTTGTTCAATAAAGTGCTTGTCAAAAACGACCTTTCTTGCACCATTATAGACACTAGCGATATATCCCAAATCAAAAAGGCTATCAAGCCCAACACCAAAGCCCTTTATTTAGAAACCCCTAGTAACCCCTTGCTTAAAATCACGGATTTAGTGCAATGTGCTAGTGTTGCTAAAGATCATGGTTTGCTCACTATCGTGGATAACACCTTTGCCACCCCCTATTGCCAAAACCCGCTTCTTTTGGGAGCGGACATCGTGGTGCATAGCGGCACCAAATACTTAGGCGGTCATAGCGATGTAGTCGCTGGGCTTGTAACCACTAATAATGAAGCGCTAGCCCAAGAGATCGCTTTTTTCCAAAACGCTATCGGTGGGGTTTTAGGCCCTCAAGACAGCTGGCTGTTGCAAAGAGGGATTAAAACGCTGGGATTGCGCATGGAAGCCCATCAAAAAAATGCCCTTTGCGTGGCTGAGTTTTTAGAAAAACACCCTAAAGTGGAGAAAGTTTATTACCCGGGTCTTCCCACTCACCCTAACCACGAACTGGCCAAAAAACAGATGCGCGGCTTTAGCGGGATGCTCTCTTTCACTCTCAAAAACGACAGCGAAGCGGTTGCTTTTGTAGAAAGCCTTAAATTATTTATTTTAGGCGAGAGTTTGGGCGGAGTGGAAAGCTTGGTGGGAATTCCTGCGCTTATGACCCATGCGTGTATCCCCAAAGCGCAACGAGAAGCGGCCGGGATTAGAGATGGTCTGGTGCGCTTGTCTGTGGGGATTGAGCATGAACAGGACTTGTTGGAAGATTTAGAGCAAGCATTCGCTAAAATAGGCTAA
- a CDS encoding S-ribosylhomocysteine lyase — MKTPKMNVESFNLDHTKVKAPYVRIADRKKGVNGDLIVKYDVRFKQPNKDHMDMPSLHSLEHLVAEIIRNHASYVVDWSPMGCQTGFYLTVLNHDNYTEILEVLEKTMQDVLKATEVPASNEKQCGWAANHTLEGAQNLARAFLDKRAEWSEVGV, encoded by the coding sequence ATGAAAACGCCAAAAATGAATGTAGAGAGTTTTAATTTGGATCACACCAAAGTCAAAGCCCCTTATGTGCGTATCGCTGATCGCAAAAAGGGCGTTAATGGGGATTTGATTGTCAAATACGATGTGCGCTTCAAACAGCCCAACAAAGATCACATGGACATGCCAAGCTTGCACTCTTTAGAGCATTTAGTCGCTGAGATTATCCGCAACCACGCTAGTTATGTTGTGGATTGGTCGCCTATGGGTTGCCAAACGGGATTTTATCTCACGGTGTTAAACCATGACAATTACACAGAGATTTTAGAGGTTTTAGAAAAGACGATGCAAGATGTGTTAAAGGCTACAGAAGTGCCTGCTAGCAATGAAAAGCAATGCGGTTGGGCGGCTAACCACACTTTAGAGGGCGCGCAGAATTTAGCGCGCGCTTTTTTAGACAAACGCGCTGAGTGGTCTGAAGTGGGGGTTTGA